The region ttttgtaattacaaatatagagttaaaaaattataaacatatagtttaaaaattgtgaacattgacttaggtccaccttgcaaggtggacccggatgCATGACATATCTCGAATAGGTCAAAAATGTATGTGAGATTATCTcatctaaaaaatatatataatgctttttttatttaaaatctaataactttctataaatttattaaaatttattatatttttgttaaaaattatcGTACGTTTCACTTAAGACGGCATCACATGATATCaaatattgtataaatgatTGGTGGGTTTAATTTTTGAGTCGTACTCTATCTTccatttcataatattaatgtttttttccATTAAGAAACACGTTAGACTTGTATAAGTGGAATAGCGCATTTAAACAAAAGACTTTTGCTTAGCTTGAACTCGTTGAACAAAAAGTACTTAAGCgatatgatatataatatattcggTGGTTGCATGCACGTTTTGTATACTcaattattgattgatttgcCTGATATGTCTTGACAAGTGTACTTAATTTATGAtgtattaatataatgcatgaaaagttgtaattttagttAGATGTTTTAAATGCATAGTCTTAACCAAGTGACTTGTAACTTAATGGCACTTCTGTGTGGCTCTTCCAAATGGAATGTCATAGGTTCAAACTTCAAATAGGGGCATTGACTCCTTAAATGGCAGGGTAAACTAAATTGTTCATTATATAGGGATCAACCACATACCAACGCGACTCAAGTTGGGAGCATAACTCAATACATGACCACATCATTTACCCCATCATATGCATGTGAAAGTAGTAGGCGGTTAGGTGTGAACTCTGTATTTTAGTTACACTAGgattccttctccttctcccaGTATTACTGTAAATCTACCTTTTATTATTCATGACCTAACTAGGACTAATCATTGTACTATTATGCATACATCTCTTCCTGTATTTTGTAAATTCgattaatcaataataaaaattttccaaaaacTATTGTTCTCATCTAGTATCACCAAACAATCCATGGCTGCAAACCCTACCATCACCACAACTACCACCAACCCAGACGCCGCATCGCCACTAGCCTAgttacatattctctacaattttaggagttcccaaccctagttagttttagtttatttttctctcttctctttagatttccctagcatagtttagattagttttacattagattattttcaagcttggaatctcgaaTTGGAGTTGGATCtgttcttcattatcagtaaagttCTCCATTtccctttatttactttattttcatatttcttGCAgtatttatgattatttattattggtttgctttgtttacttttatgatgcatgagtaattaggttttgggtttggattagggttctattgttattcttgatgctaaggttatgattattgcataaaggggataatttaTTGACATAGGGTTTTTAtctttgaattggattataaattcctcttattgataattgatgcgcagcttttattgatttgctttggagaggatttcatcacaacgaaagttgggtgaaaaactcagcctaaccaatttcaacccaatttttcctactatgagaataaggGTAATTTgagggcttataatgcttttgtgttttaaggttaagattgatgcatcacgaaagtggggcaatcctagcctaattctagtttattaattacgaaagtagctgaactgaattcttgagtgcattgacaataaatcccttggttaattgcttttccctaattttgagattgttagagcatcaaatTTGCAATACCCCTGATCTGACTCATTCtattatcatatagtttattcctcatttaatttgcatcttttattttatttccattccttaatCTTAATTTCCTTGGATGCTAGTAAATTctaatactttagtgcctagaattctacatatcatacaagtacgtgccatagtcccaatcctcagcggaacgacatttacaccctcttttactatcaccattttactcatcaatATGGGAGCCAGTTATAGCTTGATAGACGGTGTAGaatcaaaaattttaaagataAATCAGCACTGTAAAGTACATCAGATTCTGCTGATAGCCATTGTGTGGTAACCCCTCTTGTTAGTGTATTTTCCACCCAGTCCCAGTTAGTGATTTGGTCATTCTCAAAACAATCTCGACCATAGTAGCTATTTATCACCTCTGGATTGAAATTATACCATTTACCTCTAATGAAGATCTTGTAAAGTTTCTTAGTTGAAGGATCGTGAATGGCATCTGTCATATTATAGTAAATTAAAGCTCACTTACCAACAACTTTGAATATAGACCTATGTCCTCAACAATTGTTATCAACCCAACTTCCTGTAACAGAAGCACAATGTCACACATAGAATTCAACTGATTCACATCAATACTCCTCTAAATTATCAGCCCCGATTTGATCATCGATGACCATTTCTCTTCAACAGCTTCATTAACCAACATGGGTAAGAACTCAGTTGAATCAGACGTATCAACTTCTAGTGTAACACTTCTCTTGCGAGTGGTCTCGGCCTTATTTCCTTTTGGAAAAAATGGTGGAACAGGGACAACCTATTTCCCTTTAGTGGCAGATCTCAACTGTTTGAATACTTGATGCACTAGAGGATCAGCTTCTTCCTCAGCAGATTTCCTCTTCTTCTCCGAACATGTGGTCAAAACACTATCAGACACATACTAAGTAAACTTTTCTAGAATGCCTTTCCTTTTAGACTGTTTGGTTCCTCTCGTAGGTGAGTTTGGAACAGATACAGAGACTTGAGGAACATATTATGCCCTTGTGAAAATATTGTCCAAGTTTTGAACCTTAAACGAAGTAGATTTGGGATGAGCTGTTTCCAACCCAATAGGACTCATCTCATAAATGGGTTCGACAGGATCCCTAAGCTCATCTTCAGCCTCTGTCATCTCAACATCAGGATTGGTTTCCTCAGTAGGCTTAGGCTTGATAGTATAAGTAGGGGTATCAACAAAATCCTTTTCACCAACTAATAGGTCAGTGGGTAAGTCATACAGTTGAGTGATTATGGAGTGTAATTGACTCAAATTTTGTTACACATATACATGGACCCCATCATCAGACTCAGATAGTTTATCTTAGGTTTACTCGGCGTATTCTCAGATAAACCCGACTTATTAGTAGACTCAGAAATAGGAATAACAGGTGCAACAGACTGACTTATAGACCCAAAAGCAGGCACATCATCAATAATAGTAGTATTTTCAGGAACATAGGCATTAATATTCTCAGTAATAGGACACTCAACAGATAGGTCAATAACAGAGGTAGATGGGCTGACCTTGTGTGTAACTGTAGAAAATGAATTCGATGTTTTGCATGTTCCTAGGCTGTTTCTTTTGCTTCCCTGTGAGATTTTTCCCAAGGCAAGGCATGTTCACAAAAGTATTCGAGAAAGGCTCTTGCCATGTTTCCGTCTGATGGTTCTGGCACATCAAGTGGTTGAACATCCTGTACATCTTGTGACATTGCAAATAAATTGGTCATGTCTTCCATGTTTAAAGGGTCCACTAACTTTAGGAAATGATGAATGACCATAGAGATGATTTCATCGATCAGTTCAGGATCTAACTTAATCTTTTTCTGAACAGCCATACTCAAGAGCTGAGTCACGAGCTTTGATGCGTCTTTCGGTGAGTGATTAGCATTGAGAAGTCTTAAAATCATATTTGTAACAGCATCCGCCATTGTAGTAATTTGAGGAAGGTTAAAACCCTATGTTTTTAGTTTAGGATTTTTCAAATACAAGGAGAGAGAAATATGAATGCCCTTTTGTTGATTAGTTGAGAGGAAGGTATGCAAGTGTACTCGTAGATTGATTCGAAAATCTAAAATAGGTTTTTATTCTCTTTGCTCAAACAATCTTCACTAAAAGATGGTAATTGCCACGTTGAGCAGTGTGATAGGCATCTAGGGTGGAGAAGGTGTTACGGATTCTTTGGATAAATTTGGTAGATAGGCTTTATCTTTGATGTATTGGCGGAGATAATATAGGAAGGTGGCTAGGTTTTATGAGAGATTTTAGCTTAATAAAGACGGTTAGTGCCCACTAAAAAGGATAAAATTCTCTGAACTTATATaccaattatataatcaaattttgattaataaattgaTATAACATTTCAATGCAGTACCTTCCGACTTGGAAGTTGATTCATCAATCTTTGCGATACACCCCCCAACTCTGACCTGAGGATCTAAAAAAGGTTCGCTTCAAGAGGCTTTGTCAGAATGTCTACTAGTTGTTTCTCTGTTTGAATATAGACTAGCTCAATTTCCTTATCTTCGAccaattctcttatataatgaTGCCTTATGTTAATGTGTTTTATCCTTGAGTGTTGTACTGGATTTTTTGAGATATTTATCACATTGATATTATCACCATAGAGGATCATTGTGTCTTCAGCTATTCAATAATCCAACAGCATCTGTTTCATCCAAAGTAGTTGTGTACAACATCCACCAACTGCAATATATTTTGCCTCTGCTGTGCTTAGAGAGATTGCGTTATGTTTCTTACTCAGCCATGAGACTAAGTTTTTACCTATATAAAGAAACATCCACCAGAAGTACTTTTACGATCATCAATGTTACCTGCCCAGTCAGCATCACAGTAACCTACAAGACATATCTCACTGTCTTTAGAATACCATAATCCATATTCCACAATTTCTTTtacatatttcaaaattatcTTGGCTACAATCAGATGTGATTCCTTTGTAGTTGCTTGATATCTGGCACACATACCTACACTGTGCATAATATCTAGTCGACTTGCTATCAGATACAGTAAGCTACCAATTAGGCTATGATACAATGTTGGATCTATTGGTTGACGGGCTTCATCTTTGGCTAGTTTGGTAGAGGTAGAAATGGGTGTTCTGGGGGATTTACACGATTCCAAGTCAAACTTCTTGGTTAAGTTATTGGCATATTTCTCTTGTGATATAAAGTATCCATCAGATCCTTGTTTCACTTGAAGACCCAGAAAGTACATCAGTTGACCAACCATTGACATTTCAAATTCTCTCTTCATAATCTCTACTAGATTATCAATGTATTTATGACAAGTAGATCCAAAGACTATGTCATCTACATAAATTTGAGCTATTGTTATGTGTTTACCAGTAGTTTTCacaaacagtgttttgtccacaCTTCCTAGTTTATAACCCTCATTTTGTAGACATGAGCAACATAGATGTCCTCATGTAGATAACCATTTAGGAACGCTGTCTTGATATCCATCTAGAACAGTGTGAAACCCAGTATGCAGGTTACTACTAGAAGTATTTTGATTGACTCTAGTCTTGCGATAGGTGTGAATGTCTCATCAtagtatattctttttatttacgTATATCCCTGAGCAACAAGTCTGACTTTGTTCTGAGCTACATTCCCTACTTCATCAGTTTTGTTCTTAAAAATCCACTTAGTTCCAATAATATTTATTCCTTCTAGCTTAGGAACTAAGTCCCATACATGATTTCTTTTAAACTGACTCAGTTTATCATGCATTGCCTTGATTTATAGATCATCTTGAAGTGCCCCTTTCACATTTTTTGGCTCAATCTTCAAAGTATAGCAAGAGAACCTCGCAAGTTCAACTAGGTTATTTTTAACTTTACTCCTTGTCGCTATGCCTACTGAAGGATCTCCAATGATATTGATGGTGGGATGATTCTTCTTTATTCTGGTTGGAACATCTCTACCATTCTTGTCAAAGATTGGCTGAGGTAATTCTTCCTATGTGTCTTCAGTTTCCTTCCAATGCTCGTATGGTGTTTTTGTTGTGTCTGGTCTCAAATAGATTCGGTTCACTATGTGACATGTAGTGTGTACTACTTCAGCCTAAAAATGTTGTGGCATGTGACTAACATTCAGCATTACACGGGCTATCTCTTGAAGGGTTCTATTCTTCCTTTTGACAATGCCATTCTGTTGGGCAGTGCGTGGGGCAGAAAACTCGTGAGCAATCCCATTTGCTGATAAAAAATCTAAGTAGAGATAATTCTCAAATTCTCTTCCATGATCACTCCACAACCTAAAGACTTTGATAATGGGTTCatccttttctttttgtagATGAAGGCATAGAGTTTTGAATGGGTCAAATGCCTCTGACTTTTCCCTTAAGAAGGCTACCCAAAAAAATCGTGAAAAGTCATcaacacatacaaatatatatttttttacctCCTATGTTTTTGAATGAGTTGGCCCCATTAGATCAATATGAACCAACTCCAGACATCGCTAAGTCATGATAGCTTTCATAGCATTGTGAGATGCGCTTGTTTACTTGCCAATAGCAGATGCTCCGTAGGCTCCATCATGATCAATTTTCATCTTGGGCATGCCTAGGATAGCTTCAAGTTTGATAAGTCTATCCATATCTCGATAATTCATATGACCTAGTCGTTACACATGAGATCAGTTGTTAAAATATAACAGTTATCAAAGGATCGAGTACCTTCCATTACTGTGCGATTTGACTTGTCAAGAATATGGCACTGTTCTTTATTGAAGCAAACATTCCAGTTTTGGTCACACAACTAACTTATACTTATTAGATTTGCTTTAAGCCCTTGAACCAGCAAGATATCTTCTAAATGAGGTAAGCCATGTACATTTAGTGTTCCTTTTCCAACAATCTTTCATTTCTGACAATCTCCAAATCTGACAGATCCACTGTGTTAAGTAACCTTACATAGATGACTAGAATTTCCAATCATATGTCTAGAACAATCGCTCTCAAAATACCATCGAGACTCAGTTAAGACAGCTTAGAGAACTATAGTTGGATAACATACAATGTCTATCTTTCTAACCCATATTTGTCTCTTGAAAGAAGTAATATTCTTCATTCGATACTTCTCATCGCTTTGATCCCTATAGAAGTAGTAACAATATGGTCGAGTATGCCCTTTTGTGTGACAGTAGTGATATATTGGATTATACTTTCTCAGTATGACATATTTTACCTTGTTCTTTGCGTGCAATAACTGTTGAACTGAGACTTCAGTCATAGTTGAGGTTGAAGCAGTGGTAGTTTCCTTAACAAACATTGTGTTGAACTTTGATGGTAAACTTCTTTGAAATCCTAGTCCAGTTCTGTTGTTGGATGCCTTTTTGCTAGAGTATAGAATTTCATATAGAGTTGATGTGTTCGCCATCATTTTAATGTGGCACTTCAGCTCCTCTAGTTCCTTCACCAGTTTACCTTCCCGAGTTCTTATCGGATTGATTAGATTATCTTTCATGAGAATATCTACACTTAGTTATTTGACTTTACCCTCGGAATGCTTTAGTTCCTCATTTAGGTTTCCGTTGATCTCGAAAAGTTGTTCCCAACAACACACAACTTTGGCATATTCCTATTCTACTTGAGTGTGCCTTTCTTCAACATCGTCATATGACATGTAGCCGTCATCGTCTGAATCAGTCAGTTCCTCAGCTGAGGTGAGAAATGTTATAAAGTTACCAGTATTTTCATCAGTCATCTAATCAACATCTCCATCATCTTCATCACTCCATGTGGTAGCAGCTATGAACTTCTTTCTCTTCAAGTATGTAGGACAATCAGCTTGAATGTGTCCAAACCCCTCACATTCTCGGCATTGTATAGAATGATTCAGGGATTTAGTCGAGGTTAATGGAGTGTTCTTTTGTTGTCTAGACCTAGATGTTTACCTAGATTTTGAACCAGCAGGGTTAGAagcattattctaactcatttGATTTCCCTGCTTGAATTGATTCCTTCCTCCAGTCTGATTTTGACTTCTATAATTGAAGCCTTTGAGAatttttttgaagtttttcgTTAGAAGCACCAAAGATTCATCAACAAGATCATCGTTGTAAGACTCATTCTCTAGATTAGTAGTAAATGCGACAGATTTTCCCTTTTTGACAAAATCGGGGTTTTCATTAGCGATAACTTGAAGTTCGTAAGTGTGTAGGCTTCCCATCAGTTCACCAACTGAATTCTTTTCCTATCCTTGATTCTCCTGATAGTTGTCACATTCATTCGAAGATTGAGGCTCGGTTCATCAGATATTGCACCTTGTTGTGGAAGTTAGTAATTGATTCTTCCTCATTCATTCTTAGTGCTTCAAATTCAGACAACACAATTTGAAGTTTAGACTGTTTGACATCATCTGTTCCTTTGAATCTGGTTTTCAGGATTTTCCACGCTTTCTTTACTTCTAGCACACTAGCGACATGGGTGAAGACGGATTCGTGGAATGAGCCAACAATGGAGTTCAACGCCTTGTTGTTATAATCTGATCTATTGATTTCATCCTCAGTCCAGTCAATCTCTACTTAATGGCAGTTGTACCATCATCGTTGTTGCTCTTTGGAGCTTCCCAGCTGGTATTATCATACGCCAAACCCTTTTCCCTTGAACTTGTAGAAAAATCTCCATTCTGGATTACACAATCTTGTAATGCAATATTACAACTATCAGAcaagaatattaaaaataatagcaaaatttaaaatttccaCTGGATCAAGCCACTTTTTAGACTtaaaagctctgataccaaatgaatATTCACTAATCCTAATATTCTATAAAGTCTAATAGGGTTTCTACTTTATCTATACAAAGATTATCATTTATAATCCTTACCCAGTTCGATACAACAGTATCTACGTCTGGGGGACAACCATCAGTGTGTCCAATCTACTATACTCAGCACCCAAAGTACAGAAGGTAAGAGAAACATTGTCACCTAAGTGATCCCTCACAAGGTATCTACCCAACTGACTTATGGCTATAGTAGATTGCCGACACCAGAGATCAGTGCGTCAGAAGCCCAATGAAGTCCCCTTCTTGGAGAGCCACTCTGCCGCTGTCCATCTCGCTGTCTCACTCTACGTTTTACCCAGCTGCATGGCCTCTCTATCGATAGATTAAGCATTAATGATTTGCCTTCTCAAGTTCATCAACTTAAATCtccaaaaactttttttttgagaagacgAAGTGATCAGAGTTGATCTTTCGAATTGTAGGGGCAATGGACTCGATAATCTCTCGTGTGTCATTCTTGAACCATCTACCACCCTTATATATTACTCTGACCTAGGTAACACGGCAATCCTTAATATTTGAATCTTTATAGATAATTACCGTGATACCCTTTGAGGTGTCCAGATGACAAAGACTTTCTTATAATCACACTTTTTTGCCGGTAACCGCTCTGCTTAGCTCAGCAAGGATAAGTCGGTGAAGTTCAACAGTTACATCCCGAACGATCTAGCTCTAGCGTAAAGTCTGATCAATCAGGTCTTCACTCTTAACACTAATAGACTCTAAACTTAAACCT is a window of Ipomoea triloba cultivar NCNSP0323 chromosome 11, ASM357664v1 DNA encoding:
- the LOC115996096 gene encoding uncharacterized protein LOC115996096, whose translation is MSMVGQLMYFLGLQVKQGSDGYFISQEKYANNLTKKFDLESCKSPRTPISTSTKLAKDEARQPIDPTLYHSLIGSLLYLIASRLDIMHSVGMCARYQATTKESHLIVAKIILKYVKEIVEYGLWYSKDSEICLVGYCDADWAGNIDDRKSTSGGCFFI